Proteins encoded together in one Nitrospirota bacterium window:
- a CDS encoding YbaK/EbsC family protein: MLKRRQPTIGFRKGKRAEVISEELQPEPTVPMLRDLRTYLHDNKVKYVVVTHSPAYTAQELAEIQHVPGRQLAKVVMVTVADRPAMVVLPATHVVDLERLTAVTGQPVELMNADDFEPLFPGCERGAEPPFGQLWGLDIWVDTSLADSAEIVFNAGSFREAIHMAYQDYIRLAEPRIATFAKHQ; encoded by the coding sequence ATGTTAAAGCGCAGACAGCCCACGATCGGTTTTCGCAAAGGGAAGAGGGCGGAGGTGATCAGCGAGGAGCTACAGCCCGAACCCACCGTACCCATGCTCAGAGACCTCAGAACGTACTTGCACGACAACAAGGTGAAATACGTAGTCGTCACGCACTCTCCAGCGTACACGGCTCAGGAACTCGCGGAGATCCAGCACGTCCCGGGCAGACAACTGGCCAAGGTGGTTATGGTCACGGTTGCCGACCGACCTGCGATGGTCGTTCTTCCGGCCACCCACGTCGTTGATCTTGAGCGCCTCACCGCAGTGACGGGCCAACCGGTTGAGTTGATGAACGCCGACGACTTTGAACCGCTGTTCCCGGGCTGCGAGCGGGGCGCAGAGCCGCCGTTCGGTCAACTCTGGGGACTCGATATCTGGGTTGATACATCGCTCGCCGACAGCGCGGAGATTGTCTTTAACGCCGGCTCGTTCCGCGAGGCGATCCACATGGCCTATCAGGATTACATCCGGCTCGCGGAACCGCGGATCGCAACGTTCGCCAAGCACCAGTAG
- a CDS encoding DNA-3-methyladenine glycosylase I — MATRRRRQLSTQPSPTLTRCPWPVADDPLYIAYHDQEWGVPVRDDRRIFEFLVLEAFQAGLSWRTILYKRKNFRKAFAGFDYRKVASFGRRDVARLLKDEGIVRNRQKIEAAITNAQRFLEVQKEYGTFARYMWSWVNGKPIVHNLRTLKDYPTVIDEAVAWSKDLKRRGFKFLGPTVVYAHMQAVGMVNDHTMDCFCRATRTD, encoded by the coding sequence ATGGCCACTCGCCGCAGACGTCAGCTATCCACTCAACCCTCCCCAACCCTTACCCGCTGCCCCTGGCCCGTGGCCGACGACCCGCTCTACATCGCCTACCACGATCAGGAGTGGGGCGTGCCGGTGCGCGACGACCGCAGGATCTTCGAGTTCCTCGTGCTGGAGGCGTTCCAGGCCGGATTGTCCTGGCGCACGATCCTTTATAAGCGGAAGAACTTTCGGAAGGCGTTCGCCGGGTTCGATTACCGCAAAGTGGCGAGCTTCGGCCGCCGGGACGTGGCCCGCCTGCTCAAGGACGAGGGCATTGTGCGCAACCGCCAGAAGATCGAGGCCGCTATCACCAACGCCCAGCGCTTCCTCGAGGTCCAGAAGGAGTACGGGACCTTCGCCCGCTACATGTGGTCGTGGGTGAACGGCAAGCCGATCGTCCATAACCTACGCACGCTCAAAGACTACCCGACCGTGATCGACGAGGCGGTGGCGTGGTCCAAAGATCTAAAGCGGCGCGGCTTCAAGTTCCTCGGCCCCACCGTGGTCTACGCACACATGCAGGCCGTTGGCATGGTAAACGACCACACCATGGATTGCTTCTGCCGCGCTACACGCACGGATTAA
- a CDS encoding site-specific DNA-methyltransferase, with the protein MTHQPLKTVHRLIQGDARDLSFIPNESVHLVVTSPPYWTLKEYRQHPDQLGHVADYEVFLAQLERVWKESLRILVPGGRLVCVVGDVCLSRRANGRHVVVPLHADIAVICRRLGFDNLNPIIWHKIANASYEVENGSKFLGKPYEPNAIIKNDIEFILMQRKPGGYRKPTQAQRRDSKMKKEEFDAWFQQIWTLTGASTREHPAPFPYELAYRLVRMFSFTGDTVLDPFCGTGTTMVAAIKTGRNSIGVEIDPAYVEQARQRIEKENHSLFGDVRVQYEAAEDLGYQGSQAHESVPRYRKSGRRRGARVSL; encoded by the coding sequence ATGACCCATCAACCGCTCAAAACCGTGCACCGTTTGATCCAAGGCGACGCCCGCGACCTGTCGTTCATCCCGAACGAATCCGTCCATCTGGTCGTCACCTCTCCGCCGTACTGGACGCTCAAGGAGTACCGTCAACACCCGGACCAACTCGGCCACGTCGCGGATTACGAAGTGTTCCTCGCGCAACTGGAGCGCGTGTGGAAGGAGTCCCTGCGCATTCTGGTACCCGGTGGCCGGCTCGTGTGCGTGGTGGGCGACGTATGCCTCTCACGACGGGCGAACGGCCGCCATGTCGTCGTCCCACTGCACGCTGACATTGCCGTGATCTGCCGCCGCCTCGGGTTCGACAATCTCAACCCGATCATCTGGCACAAGATCGCGAACGCTTCGTACGAGGTGGAAAACGGCTCCAAGTTCTTGGGCAAGCCCTACGAACCCAACGCTATCATTAAGAACGACATCGAATTTATCCTGATGCAACGCAAACCCGGCGGATACCGCAAACCCACGCAAGCACAGCGCCGGGACAGCAAGATGAAGAAGGAGGAATTCGACGCATGGTTCCAGCAAATCTGGACCCTGACAGGCGCATCAACCCGGGAGCATCCAGCGCCGTTTCCCTACGAATTGGCTTACCGGCTAGTGCGAATGTTCTCGTTCACCGGCGATACCGTGCTGGACCCGTTCTGCGGGACGGGGACGACCATGGTCGCAGCGATCAAGACCGGGAGGAACAGCATCGGCGTCGAGATTGACCCGGCGTACGTCGAGCAGGCGCGGCAGCGGATTGAGAAGGAGAATCACTCGCTGTTTGGCGATGTGAGGGTTCAATACGAGGCGGCAGAAGATCTTGGATACCAAGGGTCTCAGGCCCACGAAAGCGTGCCGAGGTATCGAAAGTCTGGACGGCGGCGCGGCGCGAGGGTGAGTCTGTAG